Proteins from a single region of Chryseobacterium sp. T16E-39:
- the dnaE gene encoding DNA polymerase III subunit alpha, with translation MYLVFDTETTGLPKNFNAPLSDSDNWPRMVQIAWQLHDDDGVLIENQDYIIKPEGYDIPFNAARIHGITTKIANEEGRDLEEILQEFSKVLHKVRVVSGHNVEFDYNIVGAEFFRKNITDNLQEKPKADTMILGTNFCQLGGGRGGRFKPPKLEELYEKLYGNKFDEAHNAAADVNATAQVFFEMMRIGVVPSDVLKISEDQLAYFKSLHPDPIKPFGIIIRRQVADFHNKKKQQDFGSVDEIDLGKYFNFNNHSVFSTLMATSSINDLIKRASDDNFPAVGMVDLGNMMGAFKFVSAVEGANGDRAKKHKEYIAKKQEAEENGTEFNEEEPVSEPLIPVVGCEFYISDRYEQKQFTKDDPDRRTQVVLLAKDFNGYKNLAKLSSIGFLKGFYFGVPRISRELIAEYKEGLIALTSGILGDIPSAILNTGEQKGEELFKWWKDTFQDDFYVQIQNHNLPEEEHLNEVLLYLADKYDTKILAQNETFYTSKDDSNIQDIVSCIKDGEKLSTPVGKGFGKRRGLTAGEYFIKNSDEIKETFLAYPDAFDAYEEFTAKFKPYTLKRDVLLPKFDIPQEFVHAEDDVDGGKRGEMAYLTYLTYEGAKKRYVETGITDEIKERLDFELEVIANTGYPGYFLIVQDFCNEARNMGVWVGPGRGSAAGSAVAYTIGITNVDPIKYDLLFERFLNPERVSMPDIDIDFDDEGRDKIIKWVIDKYGQNQVAQIITYSVLGGKSAIKDAGRVLDVPIPDTNNIAKLIPSTPGMNIAKALAKYDKLKPEEQMLVDEMRYVLDSPEDPRFDVLASAMKMEGCIRNTGIHACGVIITPEDVSNLVPVTIAAKDADILVSQFDNSVAESAGLLKMDFLGLRTLTIIKDALKLVKERHNVDIDPDEIPLDDAKTYQLFKEGRTVGIFQYESPGMQKYMRELKPTVFADLIAMNALYRPGPIKYIPNFINRKHGIEEIVYDLPETEEYLKETYGITVYQEQVMLLSQKLANFTKGEADTLRKAMGKKQIDVLNKMYPKFIEGGRKNDLNEERLEKIWNDWKAFAEYAFNKSHSTCYAFIAYQTAFLKANYPAEYMASVMSNNINNTDSITMFMEDCKSIGVDVLGPDVNESQYKFSVNEKGQIRFGLGAIKGIGEGPSEGITRERENGRFKNIYDFFERILPSQMNKRVAESLVLAGAFDELDSFHRGQYFDIDPAGRTNLERLIRYGQSFQEGKNEMENSLFADFAEEVQIEQPKLAPCPEWPNMHKLNKEKEIIGFYLSAHPLDEFKYQFQFIQGSLSRKSVLEKEEHGKAVVDEAPILEVDSPEEAVDLTEIVSDEILTGEEVIEEVTKKAEPKGNFLFLNLDEVDAYKEQAFANKQEELFEEKKKDWKTLQKERENGGGGKEYTVAGLITEYRVQDGFRSGEKVAFVTLEDYSGSYSFRLGDRDYMKLKEKLEVQRFVIFKIKFAQVKDGRVFVNVNDVIELQEAFERFAKSISLVMDVMDFRPEDLEFFRNVLDKNKGDQKFKFYIKDMDDDSQIEVQSMKHSVDLNGDLIKEIQLLNKYEFYLN, from the coding sequence ATGTATTTAGTTTTTGACACAGAAACCACAGGGTTACCAAAGAATTTCAATGCTCCCCTTTCAGACTCAGATAACTGGCCAAGAATGGTACAGATAGCCTGGCAATTGCATGATGATGATGGGGTATTGATTGAAAATCAGGATTATATCATTAAACCTGAAGGTTATGATATTCCCTTTAATGCCGCGAGGATTCACGGAATTACAACGAAAATTGCGAATGAAGAGGGTAGAGATCTTGAGGAAATTCTTCAGGAATTTTCCAAAGTCCTTCATAAAGTGAGAGTTGTTTCCGGACATAATGTAGAGTTCGATTACAATATCGTTGGTGCTGAATTTTTTAGAAAAAATATAACAGATAACCTTCAGGAAAAGCCTAAGGCAGATACCATGATCTTAGGGACGAATTTTTGTCAGCTTGGAGGGGGAAGAGGAGGAAGGTTCAAACCTCCAAAATTGGAAGAGCTTTATGAAAAGTTATATGGAAATAAATTTGATGAAGCTCACAATGCAGCCGCGGACGTAAATGCTACTGCTCAGGTTTTCTTCGAAATGATGAGGATAGGAGTGGTTCCTTCGGATGTTTTAAAAATTTCTGAAGATCAGCTTGCTTACTTTAAATCTTTGCATCCTGACCCTATTAAGCCTTTTGGAATTATTATCCGAAGACAGGTTGCGGATTTCCATAATAAGAAAAAACAGCAGGATTTTGGCAGTGTTGATGAAATTGATCTTGGTAAATATTTCAATTTTAATAATCACAGCGTCTTTTCCACATTAATGGCGACATCGAGCATTAATGATTTAATTAAAAGGGCTTCTGATGATAATTTCCCAGCTGTTGGTATGGTAGATCTGGGGAATATGATGGGGGCTTTTAAATTCGTTTCTGCTGTAGAGGGTGCAAATGGGGATAGAGCTAAAAAACATAAAGAATATATAGCAAAAAAACAGGAAGCAGAAGAAAATGGAACAGAATTTAATGAAGAAGAACCTGTTTCAGAGCCATTGATTCCTGTGGTCGGTTGCGAATTTTATATTTCTGATCGGTATGAACAGAAACAATTTACTAAAGATGATCCTGATAGAAGGACTCAGGTGGTTTTACTAGCTAAGGATTTTAATGGCTACAAAAATTTAGCAAAACTTTCCAGTATTGGATTTTTAAAGGGGTTCTATTTTGGAGTTCCGAGAATCAGCCGGGAACTCATTGCTGAGTATAAAGAAGGGTTAATTGCTTTGACCTCTGGTATTTTAGGAGATATTCCAAGTGCTATTTTAAATACCGGGGAACAGAAAGGTGAAGAGCTTTTTAAATGGTGGAAAGATACTTTTCAGGATGATTTTTATGTTCAGATTCAGAATCATAATCTGCCCGAAGAAGAGCATTTAAATGAAGTTTTATTGTATTTGGCAGATAAATATGATACAAAGATATTGGCTCAGAATGAAACTTTTTATACAAGCAAGGACGATTCTAATATTCAGGATATCGTAAGCTGTATTAAAGATGGTGAAAAACTGTCAACGCCTGTTGGTAAAGGTTTTGGAAAAAGACGTGGTCTTACGGCTGGTGAATATTTTATCAAAAATTCAGATGAAATAAAAGAAACCTTTCTTGCGTATCCTGATGCCTTTGATGCTTACGAAGAATTTACCGCCAAATTTAAACCGTATACGTTAAAAAGAGACGTATTGCTTCCTAAATTCGACATCCCTCAGGAATTTGTTCATGCTGAAGATGATGTTGATGGTGGTAAGCGTGGTGAAATGGCATATCTAACGTATTTAACATATGAGGGTGCGAAGAAGAGATATGTTGAAACAGGAATTACAGATGAAATTAAAGAGCGTCTTGATTTCGAATTGGAAGTTATTGCCAATACAGGATATCCGGGGTATTTCTTAATTGTTCAGGATTTCTGTAATGAAGCCCGGAATATGGGGGTTTGGGTAGGTCCTGGAAGGGGATCAGCCGCAGGATCTGCAGTTGCTTATACCATTGGAATTACCAATGTGGATCCTATTAAATATGACCTCCTCTTTGAGAGATTCCTGAATCCTGAGAGGGTTTCCATGCCGGATATTGATATTGACTTTGATGATGAAGGACGGGATAAAATTATTAAATGGGTAATTGATAAATATGGGCAAAATCAGGTTGCTCAGATTATTACCTATTCGGTTTTAGGGGGGAAATCAGCTATTAAAGATGCCGGAAGGGTATTGGATGTTCCGATTCCGGATACTAATAATATTGCAAAACTGATTCCTTCAACGCCGGGGATGAATATCGCCAAAGCTTTAGCGAAATATGATAAATTAAAGCCTGAAGAACAGATGCTCGTTGATGAAATGAGATATGTTCTGGATAGTCCCGAAGATCCCCGTTTTGATGTACTTGCCAGTGCTATGAAAATGGAAGGGTGTATCAGGAATACAGGGATTCACGCTTGTGGGGTTATTATCACTCCGGAAGATGTTAGTAATCTGGTTCCCGTTACAATTGCTGCAAAAGATGCTGATATTCTCGTTTCGCAGTTTGATAACTCGGTAGCAGAAAGTGCTGGATTGCTAAAAATGGACTTTTTGGGTCTTCGTACATTGACGATTATTAAAGACGCTTTAAAGTTGGTTAAGGAAAGGCATAATGTTGATATTGACCCGGATGAAATTCCTTTAGATGATGCTAAAACGTATCAGTTGTTTAAAGAAGGAAGAACTGTGGGGATTTTCCAGTATGAAAGTCCCGGGATGCAAAAATATATGCGTGAGTTAAAGCCGACTGTTTTTGCTGACCTTATTGCCATGAATGCATTGTATAGACCGGGTCCTATTAAATATATTCCAAACTTTATCAACAGAAAGCACGGGATTGAGGAGATTGTGTATGATTTACCCGAAACAGAAGAGTATTTAAAGGAGACTTACGGAATTACAGTATATCAGGAACAGGTAATGCTTTTATCTCAGAAGTTGGCCAACTTTACAAAGGGAGAAGCTGATACATTGAGAAAGGCGATGGGTAAAAAGCAGATTGATGTTCTGAATAAGATGTACCCTAAGTTCATTGAAGGAGGAAGAAAGAATGATCTGAATGAAGAGAGGTTAGAGAAAATCTGGAATGACTGGAAAGCTTTTGCGGAATATGCGTTTAATAAGTCCCACTCGACATGTTATGCTTTTATTGCCTATCAGACTGCCTTCCTGAAAGCTAATTACCCTGCGGAATATATGGCAAGTGTAATGAGTAATAACATTAACAATACAGATTCTATTACCATGTTCATGGAGGACTGTAAGAGTATTGGTGTTGATGTTTTGGGGCCTGATGTTAATGAATCTCAATACAAATTTTCGGTAAACGAAAAAGGACAGATCCGTTTTGGTCTAGGAGCGATCAAGGGGATTGGAGAAGGACCTAGTGAAGGTATTACCAGAGAAAGAGAAAACGGAAGATTTAAAAATATATATGATTTCTTTGAAAGGATTTTGCCTTCTCAAATGAATAAAAGAGTAGCGGAAAGTTTAGTGCTGGCCGGAGCTTTTGATGAATTGGATTCTTTCCATAGAGGACAATATTTTGATATCGATCCTGCGGGGAGAACAAATCTGGAAAGATTGATAAGATATGGACAGAGTTTTCAGGAGGGTAAAAATGAAATGGAAAATTCACTTTTTGCTGATTTTGCAGAAGAGGTTCAGATAGAACAGCCAAAATTAGCGCCTTGCCCTGAATGGCCGAATATGCACAAACTGAATAAAGAAAAAGAGATTATCGGTTTCTATCTTTCTGCACACCCTTTGGATGAATTTAAATATCAGTTCCAGTTTATTCAGGGAAGTCTTTCCAGAAAATCTGTTTTAGAAAAAGAAGAGCACGGTAAAGCGGTGGTAGATGAGGCTCCGATTCTTGAAGTGGATTCTCCGGAAGAAGCTGTTGATTTAACAGAAATTGTTTCTGATGAAATTTTAACAGGTGAGGAAGTTATTGAAGAAGTGACTAAGAAAGCTGAGCCGAAAGGTAATTTTCTATTCTTAAATCTTGATGAAGTAGATGCTTATAAAGAGCAGGCTTTTGCTAACAAGCAGGAGGAATTGTTTGAAGAGAAGAAAAAGGACTGGAAGACTCTGCAGAAAGAAAGAGAGAATGGAGGTGGCGGAAAGGAGTATACTGTTGCAGGTCTGATTACTGAATATAGGGTTCAGGATGGGTTCAGGAGTGGTGAAAAAGTAGCCTTTGTTACACTGGAAGATTACTCTGGGTCCTATTCATTCAGATTGGGGGATAGGGATTATATGAAATTAAAAGAAAAGCTGGAAGTTCAGCGTTTTGTTATTTTTAAAATAAAATTCGCTCAGGTAAAGGATGGACGTGTTTTTGTAAATGTAAATGATGTAATTGAACTTCAGGAAGCTTTTGAACGGTTTGCTAAAAGTATTTCTTTAGTAATGGATGTGATGGACTTCAGGCCGGAAGATCTGGAATTTTTCAGAAATGTTCTCGATAAGAATAAAGGGGATCAAAAGTTTAAATTTTATATAAAAGATATGGATGATGATTCTCAGATTGAGGTCCAATCCATGAAACATTCCGTTGATCTCAACGGGGATCTCATTAAAGAAATTCAGTTACTTAATAAATATGAATTTTATTTAAACTAA
- a CDS encoding fibronectin type III domain-containing protein, which translates to MKKLLLTSLISLGIGVSAQTNIAGYSFNKTTGVTYTPITGGTKVFPSGSNTTYDDEVSSAITLTSPFTFGGVAVNTVYISSNGFITFGAAPSTTSYTPLSTLGSTVGAISAFGQDGGFSSSDTTQPPGNHEVRYQDFGTEFVVQWQDHANYDNRATERLNFQIHLNYATGAINIVYGDCTDPGTVSTTKVPQVGIRGNSTSYSTNVSPLMIGNVPAGTTCDWSKAVTGNSNSSNMLFSGSTNVNVKIPSGLQYTWTPGTQLPVRTFAATTAITNSGATINWTAPTGATAYNVQYRDSGSCDWTNFSGNPVSGTTASITGLTQNTTYQVQVQALNGTTQATYSHIPNLAGTGNGYVTAGSFITLANCTSTVTGLTSSALTPDTGTINWTASTTPPTNGYEYYYSTSSTAPTNATTPSGVTAAAVVTANLSGLLPGTQYYYWVRANCNGTDKGVWSSSANFTTLSLCPTVTSPGTAEGGVSTTPTITWTAVNGATGYTLKVGTTSGASDVANVTLGGAVTSYTLTTTLANSTTYYYSLSANTSTTAGPVTPCSERTFTTACPATNVPYVLDFENVPASSLPGCSSAINVGTGNIWTTEAGYAPFNSSGKVLRYKWNSSSAANTWFFTQGINLTAGSSYTISYKYANSGTTYAEKLKVAYGTSSNVAGMTNVLADYPNINDGVIHSESLTFTPTTTGVYYFGFQAYSIADRFYLMVDDINIDLTSNLATSEVKDIKNNIKVYPNPFSSDLNISDISKVKSVSVSDVAGRLVKTITNPTSVLQLGELKSGMYMVTLEMKDGSKQTIKTIKK; encoded by the coding sequence ATGAAAAAACTTCTACTAACGTCTCTGATATCTCTAGGGATTGGGGTATCCGCACAGACAAACATCGCTGGTTATTCTTTTAATAAGACCACGGGCGTGACTTACACACCTATTACAGGTGGGACTAAAGTATTTCCTTCAGGATCTAATACAACGTATGATGATGAGGTTTCCTCTGCCATTACACTTACTTCACCTTTTACCTTTGGGGGAGTTGCAGTGAATACGGTCTATATTAGTTCAAATGGTTTTATAACTTTTGGAGCTGCGCCATCTACAACAAGTTATACTCCTTTATCAACCTTGGGGTCAACCGTTGGGGCAATTTCAGCTTTTGGACAGGATGGAGGTTTTTCATCATCAGATACTACTCAGCCTCCGGGCAATCATGAAGTCAGATATCAGGATTTTGGAACTGAGTTTGTAGTTCAGTGGCAGGATCATGCAAACTATGACAATAGAGCTACTGAAAGGCTTAATTTTCAAATTCATTTAAATTATGCCACAGGTGCAATTAATATCGTTTATGGTGATTGTACCGATCCGGGAACAGTTTCTACTACTAAGGTTCCACAAGTTGGTATTAGAGGAAACAGTACTTCTTACTCAACCAATGTAAGTCCGCTTATGATTGGTAATGTACCGGCTGGAACAACTTGTGATTGGTCTAAAGCTGTTACCGGGAATTCAAATTCAAGCAATATGCTTTTTTCAGGAAGCACGAATGTGAACGTAAAGATTCCAAGTGGTTTGCAGTATACATGGACGCCTGGTACTCAGTTGCCGGTGAGAACTTTTGCTGCAACAACTGCAATAACCAATAGTGGTGCAACAATTAATTGGACAGCTCCAACAGGTGCTACCGCTTATAATGTTCAGTATAGAGATTCAGGAAGCTGTGACTGGACTAATTTTAGTGGTAATCCTGTTTCTGGAACGACTGCTTCAATTACAGGTTTAACGCAAAACACGACATATCAGGTTCAGGTGCAGGCTTTAAATGGTACTACACAGGCTACGTATTCTCATATACCTAATTTAGCAGGAACTGGTAATGGTTATGTTACGGCTGGTTCTTTTATAACTTTAGCCAATTGTACAAGTACAGTTACAGGTCTTACTTCCTCTGCATTAACACCGGATACAGGAACTATTAACTGGACGGCTTCCACAACTCCTCCGACTAATGGATATGAATACTATTATAGTACATCGTCTACAGCTCCTACAAATGCTACAACGCCATCAGGTGTAACTGCTGCAGCTGTTGTAACAGCAAACTTATCGGGATTACTTCCTGGTACACAGTATTACTATTGGGTAAGAGCAAATTGTAATGGAACAGATAAAGGGGTGTGGTCCAGCTCTGCAAACTTTACAACATTAAGCCTTTGTCCTACAGTTACATCTCCGGGAACAGCTGAAGGTGGTGTAAGTACTACTCCTACAATAACCTGGACTGCTGTAAACGGTGCAACGGGTTATACGTTAAAAGTGGGAACTACTTCAGGTGCCAGCGATGTTGCTAATGTGACGCTGGGAGGTGCAGTAACTAGCTATACGCTTACTACAACATTAGCAAATTCTACGACATATTATTATTCTTTATCTGCAAATACTTCTACAACTGCTGGTCCGGTTACACCTTGTTCAGAAAGAACATTCACAACGGCATGTCCGGCAACCAATGTACCTTATGTTTTAGATTTTGAAAATGTGCCGGCTTCTTCATTGCCTGGTTGTTCCAGCGCAATTAATGTGGGAACAGGAAATATCTGGACAACAGAGGCAGGATATGCTCCTTTTAATAGTTCCGGAAAAGTATTGAGATATAAATGGAATTCTTCTTCTGCTGCGAATACCTGGTTTTTCACTCAGGGGATTAATTTAACAGCTGGTTCTTCTTATACAATCAGTTATAAATATGCCAATAGCGGTACCACTTACGCTGAGAAATTAAAAGTTGCTTACGGAACTTCTTCCAATGTAGCTGGAATGACCAACGTACTTGCGGATTATCCTAATATTAATGATGGAGTAATACATTCAGAATCTCTTACTTTTACACCTACTACTACCGGAGTTTATTATTTTGGATTCCAGGCGTATTCAATAGCTGACAGATTCTATTTAATGGTTGATGATATTAATATTGATCTTACATCAAATTTAGCAACAAGTGAGGTGAAGGATATTAAAAACAATATTAAAGTATATCCAAATCCTTTCAGTAGCGATCTTAATATTTCTGATATTTCTAAAGTGAAATCTGTTTCCGTTTCTGATGTGGCAGGAAGATTGGTGAAAACAATCACTAATCCTACTTCAGTTCTTCAGTTAGGAGAATTAAAATCAGGAATGTATATGGTTACACTTGAGATGAAAGATGGTTCTAAACAAACGATAAAAACGATCAAAAAATAG